In Bradyrhizobium sp. 170, the DNA window GCGACGTCGATCCCAAGGAAATCCGCCCGATGGTGGAGAAGAACTTTGGCGACATCCCCGCGCAGCCCTCGATCCCTGCAAAACGCCTGCGGCCACAGGAGCCGACGCCGGCGGCGCCGCGCACCGTGACCCTGTCCGATCCGCGCGTCGAGCAGCCGGCTTTGCGCCGCTACTATCTGGTGCCGTCGGCTCACACCGCGGCCGCGGGCGAGAGTCCTGCGCTTGACGTGCTCGCGCAACTGATGGGCGGCGGCTCCAACTCCTATCTCTATCGCGCGCTGGTAATCGACCGTCAGCTCGCGATCAGCGCCGGCGCAAGCTACCAGGGCACCTCGCTCGATCCCTCGCAGTTCATGATCTCCGCCACGCCGAAGCCCGGCGTCGAGTTCACGCAGATCGAGGATGCCATCGACAAGGTGATCGCCGACCTCGCGCAAAATCCCGCGCGCGCCGAGGATCTCGAGCGGGTCAAGACCCAGTTGATTGCGGAAGCGATCTACGCCCAGGACAACCAGGCCACGCTGGCGCGCTGGTATGGCGGCGCGCTTACCACGGGACTTTCCATCGACGATATCCGGAGCTGGCCGGACCGGATTCGTGCCGTTACCGCCGAGCAGGTCCGTGACGCCGCACAGAAATGGCTCGACAAGAAACGCTCAGTGACCGGCTATCTGATCAAGGATGCCGCGCCCAAACGCGAGGAGAAGCGCTCATGACCTATTCCTTCACACGGCGTGCGGCCCTCATCGGCGGAGCTTCGCTTGCAATCGCGATGCTCGCCTCGGCACCTTCGCAGGCCGCCACCAAGATCCAGCGCCTGGTCTCGCCCGGCGGCATCGAAGCCTGGTTCGTGCAGGACGCCACCGTCCCGCTGATCGCGATGAAATATGCCTTCGGCGGCGGAGCGACCCAGGACCCCACCGACAAGCCCGGCGTTGGCCACTTGACGGCCAGCCTGCTCGACGAAGGCTCCGGCGACCTCGACTCGAAGACCTATCACGAGCGGCTCGATCGCCGCGCCATCGAGCTGAGCTTTACCTCGACCCGCGACCAATTCCGCGGTTCCTTGCGCATGCTCAAGGACAACAAGGATGAGGCCTTTGACCTCCTGCGGATGGCGCTGACCTCGCCGCGTTTCGATGCGCCCGACGTCGTACGCATCCGCGCGCAGGTGCTCTCGAGCTTGCGGCGTGAGTCCACCAACCCGAGTTCGCTCGCCAATCGCAAGTTCCTCGAAGTCGCCTTCAACGGCCATCCTTACGGACGGCAATCCCAGGGCACGCTGGACAGCGTGCCGAGAATCGAGATCGCCGATCTCAAGGACTATGTCCGCCGCGTGATCGCGAAGGACACGCTCAAGATTGCGGTGGTCGGTGACGTCGATCCCGAGACCCTCGGCAAGCTGCTTGACAAGACCTTTGGCAGCCTGCCGGCCAAGGCGCAGTTGACAGAGGTGCCCGACGTGCTCGCGGCAAAGCCGCCGCAGCGCGTCTGCATTCCGCTCGACGTGCCGCAGACGGTCGTGACCTTCGGCGGTCCCGGCGTCCGCCGCAGCGAGCCGGATTTCATGGCGGCCTACGTCGTCAACCAGATTCTTGGCGGCGGCGATCTGTCATCGCGGCTCTACCGCGAAGTCCGCGAGAAGCGCGGGCTTGCTTATTCCGTCTATGAGACGCTCTTGTGGATGGATCATGCCGCCCTGTTCGTCGGCAATACCGGCACCCGCGCCGATCGCGCCGGCGAGACGGTGGAAGAGATCGAGAAGCAGGTCCGCCGGATGGCCGAGGAAGGCCCGACCCAGCAGGAGTTCGACGAGGCCAAGTCGTATCTGAAGGGCTCGCAGATGCTCGCGCTCGATACGTCGTCAAATCTCGCACAGGCGCTGCTGCAGTATCAGCTCGACAAGCTGCCGATCGACTATATCGAGAAGCGCAATGCCCTCGTCGACGCGGTGACGCTGGAGGATGCCAGGAAGGTCGCGCGGCGGCTGTGGGGCCAGGGCCTGCTCACCGTCATTGTCGGCCGCTCCCCGCAGGCCGCAGCCCAGCCAACCACCGCGCCATCGGCCACGACGCAGCCGCCACCGGCGGTACAGCCAGGCGCCGCGCCATCAGCCACAACGCCGGGACCACCCAATTGACCTTTGTGTCGTGAGGTGACATTCGGTGCGCGTTAAGGACAAGCTGTCCCATAGCCGTTATTTGGCCGACATCCGACCTGCCTACATCAAGGGCGGCCTCACGAGAGCCCGTCAGTGCAGTTAGTCGCTCCTGCTGAAAGCTGTTGCCACGCCGCTACGAGTCGAACACCAAGGCCGTGCCGAGACTACCGCTGACGGTCGCATCGAATGTGGCCCTCTCGGGTCACCGGCGAGCCCCGCCAGCTGGAGTCAGCCACACGGCGGCTACGGCGGCTATTCAAGTTTCGGTGACGATTGGGCAGCTGCGATGGGCCTAACAAGGACCGTCTTTGGTTCGATCCATCTGGCCGCGCACGCCAATCCCGCTCCCCCGTTGCGGCTGGTGAAGCTAAAAAGATGTTCAGCCCAACTTTTCGCCAAAAAGGGTCAATGTCCTTACTAGGGTTTCGGGAGCTGTTTGGCTGCTCTGCTGAACTGCTGGATGGTATGATGGGGAACTTTTGTCATCGTCGCCTGAACCGGAAGCGAAGAGGAGCGAACCGCTACGAATATGTTTGCCAGTCAGCTGCTATCACAACCACCGTGATCGGCATTGTTGGCATGGCCACGTGGCTCCTCAATAAACAGGCGAGGTTGAGAGATTTGGCCGAGCTGAAGCTCCATGATCTTAAGCCCTCTAACCTCTGCTGAGCAGGATGCGATCAGACAACCCGCGTCTGGCAACGTTACGCATATCTGCGATCTGCACTTTAATGGGAAAACGGTTCGCGCTCCTCGCATTGAGCGGACTGGTGCCCACGGGCTCGTCCTCCCGTACGCCGGGCGGGATCGGTGCATTGCTCCGGATCTACCGAAGGGCGGACGGCGATGTGATCGAGAGCTTTCCATTAACGAATAGGGCTAAGATCTGCCCATCATTCCAAGCAAGCACGTGAAACTGTATTCCTTGGACGGTCTCACGAGAAGTAATGGTGCCTGCGCAGCCGAACAGGTAAACAACGTCTGCGTAGTTTGAGCCAAGCCGAACGTTGCTGAGCTCCGAATCCTTGACGCGACAATGCCCGGCCGGGAGTGAGCGAGCGTTAACTGACTTGTAATCCGCATCCAGGTCACCAGGCGTGGCCGGATTGACGGGAGCTCCGCTTGGCGGGACGCCGGCTTGTGCCGGTGGAGGGCCGCTCGAGATCTGGGCCAGCTGCACGAATAACCACGTGAAGGCCGGAATCGCTTTGATCCGCAGGACTACTCGCCAGTTGATGGAACAGCCTATCAGGGCGAATGCTTGATAGATTTTCATCGAATGCCAATGCGTTCAAACGTCCATACTCAGCCACTCACGTAGGAAGGCGGCACGTCACCTGCAATCCACAATCAAACGCTGTATGCGAAAATGTGCGGTTCACCTCGAGTTACTTTCATTAAGAAGTCGGACCACTTGGAGTGGTCAAAGCACCTGTACTCTCAAGCCATTCGGTGCGAGTGTTAAGTTCGTCTTTTCACTGGACATTAATAACCCGCAGCAACGTAGCGGTGGCTGACATAGTCGTATCCGCTAGCTCGCCGCGGAACAAGTCGATCTCGCAATACGCCCATCTTTTCGAGCTCATAGAATCCGACGATATGACAATCGAGATATGACCAACGCGACCGCAGCTGTCCGAGCGTGCGGTTTCATATCGCTCCTCCTGCCGATTGGCGGCAGAGAGATGTGCGGAGTAGACCCAACGTCGGCCGCGGTCGCGCGGAGTCCATCCCTACGTGATGGGCGAATCGATGATGCTGCGTGAATAAGCAAGCAATCTGCCGATATGAAAAATGTCAGATTCTGCAGGCGCTTCGCATGAATCTGTTTGAGCCGGCTTGAACCTTACGTAACGTCAGGGTGTAGAGAGCCTCATCAAGGTAGCGAACAGGGGCTTGTGGTGTCCGACAGGAAATCCGACAAGACTCGTGTTGCCCAACGAAACTAAGTGTGCCGCCTATGCTAATTGTTATTCTGCTGTCCATCTCTTTCGCTATGTTCGGCACAGTTTACGCCGTGAGCGCATGGCTCTCCCATGGGAAGCGGGAGCGCGACGCCCCTTGCGTTCGCCCTACCCAAAGGCCCAGGAGGCGAGCATTCTAACCTGAAATCAAAAGAGCGCCTGACGCCATGGGCCGCACTCTTAGTCCGGCTCGCCGCTGCCTCTAAATCCATCTGCAGCTTGCTATAGGCGCCCATTCTCCCGAAACCACCTCGATATCGCGAGCCGGAACTATGAGAAGATCGTCATCGCCGACATCAAAAGCAGCGACTCGCTGATGGGCATTTGACGATGCCGGTTTCGAACAAATTCAGAGCCTCGTTTCTTTGACTGTCGGACGTTAATTCAACCAGCACGGTAGTGTTGAGGCCGAACCGGTTCAGGTTAAGCATCGCCCAGATATTAGGTGTCATATCCTTTCGTCTCCAATGCCTCTGCCGACGCGCGATTGTGATGACGGATAATTGCATTCGAATCGATCCGCGCGCTGGTGCTGAGTTCGGCGATGGAACGTCACTCGGTGGAATACTGCGCGACGTTGCTAAGAATCGCTGAATTTCGGCGCCACTTGGCCGCCCGCGTCTCAGGTCTGCACCGCTCTTTCGATTATATATCGGTGATCCAAGTTAGGAGATTGCAATTGAAGGTCGGCGTTCCCAAGGAAATCAAGACGCACGAATACCGCGTGGGCCTGACCCCTGGAGCGGTCCGCGAATATGTGGCCGCAGGCCACAGCGTGCTGCTCGAGACCAATGCCGGTGCTGGTATAGGCGCTACGGATGACAATTATCGCAAGGCTGGCGCAACCATTCTGGAATCTGCTCGCGAGGTGTTCGCGTCGAGCGAGATGATCGTAAAGGTCAAGGAGCCACAGCCGTCCGAGTGGACTCAGCTGCGAGAAAATCAGATCCTCTTCACTTATCTTCATTTGGCCCCGGACCCCGAGCAGGCCAAGGGCCTCATGAAGTCTGGCTGTACAGCAATCGCCTACGAAACTGTGACTGACGCGCATGGCGGTCTTCCGCTCCTTGCGCCGATGAGCGAGGTTGCGGGCAGGCTTGCGATCGAGGCGGCAGGTAGCGCCCTGAAGCGGTATGGGGGCGGGCGCGGGCTGTTGATTGGCGGCGTGCCGGGTGTCCAGCCGGCTCGTATTGTCGTCATCGGAGGTGGCGTTGTCGGCATGCACGCGGCACGAATGGCGGCAGGCTTGGGTGCCGAGGTCACAATCCTTGACCGTTCGCTTCCCCGGCTTCGTGAACTGGATGAACTATTCGAAGGGCGCGTTCGTACTAGGTTCTCAACGATAGAAGCTGTTGAGGAGGAAGTATTTGCAGCGGACGTTGTGATCGGCGCCGTACTGGTTCCCGGCGCGAGTGCACCGAAACTTGTCAGCCGGAGCATGTTGAGCTCGATGCGCAAAGGCTCCGTCATCGTGGATGTAGCTATTGATCAGGGCGGATGCTTCGAGACATCGCGTCCGACGACGCACGCTGATCCAATTTTCGAGGTGGACGGCGTCATTCACTACTGTGTGGCCAATATGCCGGGAGCTGTCCCGCTGACCTCTAGCCAAGCACTGAATAACGCAACTCTGCCTTTTGGTTTGGCTCTCGCTAACAAGGGATTTGCAGCCGTCCTCGAAAATCCACATCTGCGGGCAGGCCTCAATGTCTATCGGGGGCGGCTGACTTACAAGGCGGTGGCCGAGAGTCTCGGCTTGCCATTTTCACCGATCGAACAGGCTGCGGCCTGATCCCAGAGGCCCTCAAGGGCGTTTCCTCCCTTACTTGGGCCACTCCTTCGGAGTGGCCCCTTTTTTCGGAGGCTACGATTCCCCTCAACGCAGTTTGATTGTCCTCTCGCAGATCAAGTCGGGCAGCTCTCCCAGAGAACATCCAGTCAGCTGTCCGGCGACACGAAAGCGTGGGGCTGGTGGAGATAGCGCCGTCGGTCGGAGCGCTCGCCTCCCGGTTTTGTAAACCGCCAAGGAGACCGGCTACCGCGGCTTCCACCCATTCGGGGTTGGCGCTGGGTAGACGCCGAACGAGAAAGAAGGGGTGATGATGGCGTTGAGCAACACGGAACTGCGCTACTACGACAGCAATGTCCTGCGCCTCCCTGACGACAAGCGGACGGAATATCATGAACAGGTGGATCGCCTGATCGCCGAACTGTGCAAGACCGTCCGCGACAAGACCGAGATCAAGATCACAAAGGTAGTAAAGGCTGGCTCCTTCGCCAAATATACCATCTTACGAAAGACGAGCGTCGATCCGGTTGATGTCGACGTGGTATTCTATATTTCCGGGCGTGATGCCGATAAGGAGACGCTCGATAGTCTGAACAACACCATCTACGACCTGCTGATCAAGCAGTATCCCAACAAATCGGTCGAAGATTTCGAGATCCAGCGCAAGGCTGCGACCGTGACCTTTGTCGGCACGGGGCTGAGCGTCGACATTGTCCCGGTGATACAGGACGAGAACCGGCCAGGCTATGGCTGGCAGTTTGATATCCATGACGGGTCGAAAATCCAGACCTGCGCTCCCTGTCAGATCAAGTTCGTCCGGGATCGCAAGAACCGGGACAGCGATTTCCGCACGCTGGTGCGCTTGGCGAAGAAGTGGCGCAACCATGCCGATATCAAGCCGCTCAAATCCTTCGCGATCGAGCTCATCATGGCCCATCTGCTGGCGAGGCAGGGTAATTTCGGGAGCATCGAGCAGCGCTTCCGGAATTTCCTTCTCTACATCGCCCAATCGGGTCTGAAAGAGCAGATTAGCTTCCCCGAGAATACGGCGCCGTTCGGGACCTTCACCGATCCCGTTGTCATCCTCGACCCTGTTTACAGCCTGAACAACGTGACAGGCCGGATTTCGGAAGCCGAGCGCAAGGAGATCGTCGCAGCGGCGGAGGCGGCGTGGGAGACCGCGAATTTTGCATCGGCCGAAAATGACAATGAGGTCTGGAAGGAGATCTTCGGCCCTCGCTTCAAGACGGAGGACTGAAATGAGCCAGACCAGAACCGCCACTGCCACTGCCACCTACACGGTCGTCGACATCGAGAATGTAGTTCGGCGCGTGAAAGCCGATCTCATCATGATCGCCGACAGCACTGGCGCCTGGACTGCTGCAGAGGCGGCGCTGTATGCTCATGACATCGAGGTTCTCGCAAAAGCAGGCTACCCCTCGTGGGTTGACGTCACGCTTCTCAGTAATGGCCTCGAGCTCAAAGCCGTCAGGTTTGAGGTCGACACGGAAGCGGGTTCGCTCACCACGAGCCGCCCTGGCGGGGTGCGCTGGCCGAAGGTCGCGGGTGCATATCTGCGTGTCATCCTCAGCTACACCGAAGCGTACACGAGCGCGGCGCGCGAGGCGGTGAAAGGAAAGCTGAAAATCGGCTGGGTTACGTCATACGAGGATACCAGTCACGCCAACTTGACGTCTTCAGGCGGCCGCAACTACGTCAGCAACGCCTATGGCATGCAGAGAAAGGATTGGGTGAAGTGAGTCAGCCGAGCATCTTCGATAGCGAAACCCCACTGCCTAGCGAGGCGCTCGCCAAGCGGGAAAAGACGTTGCTACGATTTGCTGCGCGTTATGCCCGTATCCATGACCAGCTTCGGTTGCTGCTGAATGTCGGTGGTCTCGGCGAATGGAACCGAAAGCACCATGGCGGCAAGCTCGCGATCTGCGAACTTGTCGCCGAGCAGTACCCGCTCGTGATCTTTCATGGCGACGTTGGGACCGGCAAGACGGCGATGGCCGAATGCATCGCCAACAAGCTCGTCGCCGAGGCGAGGAGCGAAGACTCGATCCTTTTCAAGCTGTCGAACCGCGTGCGCGGCAGCGGCATGGTCGGCGAGATGGGAACGCTGATTGCTGAAGCCTTTCGCAAGGTGATCCAGTCGGCTGGCAAGAGCCGGCGTGCCATCCTGATCATCGACGAGGGAGACAGCCTTGGCGCGTCCCGCGCGCAGGAACACAGCCATCACGAGGATAAGGTGGCGGTGAACACTCTGATCCAGGGCGTCGACGATCTTCGGCAGTATGGCGGCCGCATCGTCGTCATCCTCTGCACCAATCGGCTCTCGGTGCTCGATGCCGCATTGCGTCGGCGCGCAGCAATCATTGAGGAGTTCAAGCGGCCCTCGGACGAAGAACGCCGCCAGCTCTTTCAGATGGATCTCGCCGGTCTGAACCTTCCGGAGACGCAGATCTCCGATCTTGTGGCGGTCACTGGTGCCCGCGGCAGCAATCCGGCTTGGACATATTCGGATATTCGCACGCGTCTTTACCCCGCCGCCTTAGCGAAAGCCTATCCGCAGCAGCCGCTCCGGTTCGAGCATTTAAAGTCAGTCGCCGCGGCGCTTCATTCCTCGCCGGTGATGGAGGATAGGTAATGCCGCGGTCCCCTCTCTACGGCCGGCGCATTCACATTTCTGGGAGCGTTGTGGATGATACAACAGTCGCGCCAGCAAGCGAGGTCCACGGGGCGAGGGAGCTGATCGCTGGGCTGGCAAAAGAGCTGATCAAGCGTGGCGCCAACTTCGTGGTCCCTGTGGATGCTGAGCCGCTGCGCAAGGTCGACGCTTTACCGATCTGCTTCGATTGGCTGATCTGGAAGACAATCAAGGACAGTTTGGCGCTGCGACCGGCGAACGTGCCGGGTCCCCTCGCGGTCGCGGTGCAACATCAAAAGACTGAAGATCAGATTCCGGAGGACTATGTAGGTCTCTGGGACGAGCTGCGCGCCTCACAGCTAATCAAAATCGAGAGCGCGGCGCACTGGAACATGAACAGCAAGCGGATGGAGGCTCAGGCTCGATTTGGCGATATCCTCATTGCACTGGGAGGCACCGAGGGCGTGCTCTATCTTGCAAACCTCTATCATGATGCCGGCAAGCCGATTATTCCGCTCAATCTTGCCCTCTGTCCCGAAACAACCGGTGCGCGATGCCTCTATAATTTCGGGCTGGCTAGCAGCCAGACCCGCCGCCTGTTTCAGATTGCCGACGACGGTGATGCGCATGACTGGGTCAACAGAATTCGCTTCCCGCAGCGGCAGTCGATCGCGGATCGCGTTTCTGTACTGGTCGAGCTGCTTGAGTCACTTGAGAGGCCCAAAGCCTTCGCCGTCCGACTACTGAACCCTGATCTGCCCGACTATGCTGACGTCCAGAATTTCTTCGATACGGTGGTTCAGCCCGTGGTCGAAGGTGAGCTTGGGTATCACCTCGTCGTTATCGACGGCCGCCAAGCTTATGAGTATTCCCGAATTGACCAAGAGATATTCGCGAAGCTCCATCGCAGCAGCGTGGTGCTAGCTGACATCACAGGCGCGCGGCCAAACTGCTTTCTTGAGCTTGGATACGCTCTGGGCCGCGGCCTGCCGACGATGGTAATGGTGCTTGAAGGCGCGAGCTTGCCTTTCGACATTACGACATTTTCTGGGCTTCATTGGAAAACGTCCGGCACTGTGGACGACAGGCGGCGCGCGTTCCGAGAGCACTGGCAGGCGATCCGCAACCGCCCCTCACTCGTTCCAGCGGAGCCGTTGATCTCATGAGCGACAAGCGCGAAGTTTTCGTCTCGGTCGACGTGGAAACCGCCGGTCCGATCCC includes these proteins:
- a CDS encoding pitrilysin family protein, giving the protein MDNSSNASLRYVPENRIVLAQTTLTSERPASFTLQNGMQVVVIPDHRTPVVTQMIWYKVGSADETPGKSGLAHFLEHLMFKGTAKHPPGEFSQTVLRVGGNQNAFTSMDYTSYFQRVPREQLTKMMELEADRMTGLILQDENVLSERDVVLEEFNMRVANNPDARLTEQMMAALYLNHPYGRPIIGWRQEIEKLDREDGLAFYKRFYAPNNAILIIAGDVDPKEIRPMVEKNFGDIPAQPSIPAKRLRPQEPTPAAPRTVTLSDPRVEQPALRRYYLVPSAHTAAAGESPALDVLAQLMGGGSNSYLYRALVIDRQLAISAGASYQGTSLDPSQFMISATPKPGVEFTQIEDAIDKVIADLAQNPARAEDLERVKTQLIAEAIYAQDNQATLARWYGGALTTGLSIDDIRSWPDRIRAVTAEQVRDAAQKWLDKKRSVTGYLIKDAAPKREEKRS
- a CDS encoding pitrilysin family protein; the encoded protein is MTYSFTRRAALIGGASLAIAMLASAPSQAATKIQRLVSPGGIEAWFVQDATVPLIAMKYAFGGGATQDPTDKPGVGHLTASLLDEGSGDLDSKTYHERLDRRAIELSFTSTRDQFRGSLRMLKDNKDEAFDLLRMALTSPRFDAPDVVRIRAQVLSSLRRESTNPSSLANRKFLEVAFNGHPYGRQSQGTLDSVPRIEIADLKDYVRRVIAKDTLKIAVVGDVDPETLGKLLDKTFGSLPAKAQLTEVPDVLAAKPPQRVCIPLDVPQTVVTFGGPGVRRSEPDFMAAYVVNQILGGGDLSSRLYREVREKRGLAYSVYETLLWMDHAALFVGNTGTRADRAGETVEEIEKQVRRMAEEGPTQQEFDEAKSYLKGSQMLALDTSSNLAQALLQYQLDKLPIDYIEKRNALVDAVTLEDARKVARRLWGQGLLTVIVGRSPQAAAQPTTAPSATTQPPPAVQPGAAPSATTPGPPN
- the ald gene encoding alanine dehydrogenase, with the protein product MKVGVPKEIKTHEYRVGLTPGAVREYVAAGHSVLLETNAGAGIGATDDNYRKAGATILESAREVFASSEMIVKVKEPQPSEWTQLRENQILFTYLHLAPDPEQAKGLMKSGCTAIAYETVTDAHGGLPLLAPMSEVAGRLAIEAAGSALKRYGGGRGLLIGGVPGVQPARIVVIGGGVVGMHAARMAAGLGAEVTILDRSLPRLRELDELFEGRVRTRFSTIEAVEEEVFAADVVIGAVLVPGASAPKLVSRSMLSSMRKGSVIVDVAIDQGGCFETSRPTTHADPIFEVDGVIHYCVANMPGAVPLTSSQALNNATLPFGLALANKGFAAVLENPHLRAGLNVYRGRLTYKAVAESLGLPFSPIEQAAA
- a CDS encoding CBASS oligonucleotide cyclase, encoding MALSNTELRYYDSNVLRLPDDKRTEYHEQVDRLIAELCKTVRDKTEIKITKVVKAGSFAKYTILRKTSVDPVDVDVVFYISGRDADKETLDSLNNTIYDLLIKQYPNKSVEDFEIQRKAATVTFVGTGLSVDIVPVIQDENRPGYGWQFDIHDGSKIQTCAPCQIKFVRDRKNRDSDFRTLVRLAKKWRNHADIKPLKSFAIELIMAHLLARQGNFGSIEQRFRNFLLYIAQSGLKEQISFPENTAPFGTFTDPVVILDPVYSLNNVTGRISEAERKEIVAAAEAAWETANFASAENDNEVWKEIFGPRFKTED
- a CDS encoding ATP-binding protein — translated: MAECIANKLVAEARSEDSILFKLSNRVRGSGMVGEMGTLIAEAFRKVIQSAGKSRRAILIIDEGDSLGASRAQEHSHHEDKVAVNTLIQGVDDLRQYGGRIVVILCTNRLSVLDAALRRRAAIIEEFKRPSDEERRQLFQMDLAGLNLPETQISDLVAVTGARGSNPAWTYSDIRTRLYPAALAKAYPQQPLRFEHLKSVAAALHSSPVMEDR